A window of Prionailurus bengalensis isolate Pbe53 chromosome E1, Fcat_Pben_1.1_paternal_pri, whole genome shotgun sequence genomic DNA:
TGCATGAGGCCACTCAGTCGCCTTGCCATGGTCCGGGTCACGGGGCCAGAGTATCCTGGAGACTCTGaacacagagaaggcaggtgTTACGGGGAGATCAGGGACCAtccagaaggaaggagaatttGTAGAATTGGGGGAGACACAGGAGCCCCTAACTCCACAGGTCTGCTGGGACTCCTGCCTACCGCTGCATGACCCAGCAGCTGAGGGCCCAGCCGCCCCTCAGCACGAGCTGGGTCTTGGAGAGGGCATTGATAGAGGCAGAGCAGGGGCAAGACTCACCTGACTCTAAACGCAGCTCCAGAGGTGCCCCCCTGGCCGGGCCGGGTGTGCCTGAGGCCTCGGCTCTGGGCTCAGCTTTTTCCTCTTGTACCAGCTGCTGTAGGGTCTCGAACTCTGTGATCATGTCGGGGGTCAGCAGGTTGGCTGCTTGGAGCAGGGAGTACTGTCGCTGTGCCAGGCACAGCACCTTCAGGGCCAacctggaagggaggggaggggatccCGCCCCTCCTCAGACCTCGCCCCACTGCTCCAGCGGTGAGGGGCACACGAGGGCGGGTCccctggctccttcctgccttgCCCCCCACACTGGCGCGCcggcctccccgccctcccagcGGTGGCTCTTGCCCCGCTACCCTCTTGCTGGAGACCAAGGCTGGTGGAGATGGTCACAAGCAAGGCAGGAGGGAGGCTTCACCCCTAAATATGCGCCCTGACAAAGACAATGACCTGGGAGGTAGGGAAAGGGCACTAAATGGCCTTGGACCAGAAGGTCTGAGTTTCCTCTCAGCTCTGCCGCTTACTAGCACTTGACCTTGAGTAAGTTCATCCACCCAAGGGGCAATGTAAGGTAGCAGCAGTGAGAGCTAGGCTCGGGTCAGCCTGCCAGCTCAGATCCAGGCTCCCACACTTGCTGCTGTGGGATCTTAGAGGCACTACTTAACCTCAGTGTCCACATCCTTAAAACGGGGATAACAAATACACCCACCTCTTAGGGTGGTTGGGAAGATGAAATGAATTATTTGGTCTATAAAGTATTTAAAGAGGACTAAGCACTGTAAAGTTAACTGTGACCggtaaaataaaaacctctaGCTTGTCAGGGCAAGAGGAGATGAGATTAGATACGCTGTGTTCGTCTCGGTTCTGAGAAGACCCTCGAAAACGCATTCAGTCCACTTGATGGTGGGGATCCTGAAAGAGCTGGTGTGGATCAATGCGCACTTCACATGCACTGAGGGGCTATTTAAAGGGAATTATGAGGGTAATGCGATTATTGATATTGTACATTTAGATTCTAATAAAGCAAATTTCCTTCCTGTGAGGCACGCCTCTGATGAAAGAATGGACACAGTTATCTCGGTGGGGATTACTCCTGGCCAATAATTTATCCTCAGGTAGCTCTACCTGCCTGGCCATCCCTgagccccctcctctgccttcagTGTCTGCTTGGGGAATCCAAACTCATTTTTATAAAGCAGCCACCAGGCCTTTTTGAAAGAAGCccggatataaattaaaaaggacaCAGCAGAAACTCATTCTACATCTGCCTGAGCCACACATTATAAGATTAGACCACTGAGAAAAGTGAGTGTCTAGGGAGAAATGCATGGGCTTGGATGTCAGGTGACCCTGGTCTCACCCTGTCCCTCTGGCTGTGTGGCCCTGGTACCCCATCTGGCAAGTGGGGAGCTGGTCTACACCGTGGGTTTCCAAATTAGGTTTCACAAAACCCATCGGAGGACATTTAAAATGGAGCTCTGCTTTATCTGTTCTACATATTAAACTTCAGCATaagatttcatttgaagaaaGGACTTTGtagctaaaaaaaaatcctgaaaaaccactgaactgGAAAATCTAAGATCCACTCAGTGCCCTGGTGGTCTAAGATTCTAAAGTCTAAAGCCAAAGAGAAATGATTTTCTATTATCTGGTTGTTAGGGTGTTTCCAAGCATGGAGAGGATCTAGCATGTTCTGCAGCCCCTGATACATGGGGTCTTCTGTCACATTTTATTAGTGTCTGTTATTAGCCCTAAGAAGAAGGGAGAATAAAGCCTATGTTCCCCAAATCATAGCTAAGAGTGAAGCACCTTGTCGGGGACCACAAAACCAGAGGCAAAGCAGAAAGGAGAGCCCTGGCGTTCTCCCTCTTCACAGCGGGGGACGCCAGAACAGGGAAGGGACCCTGACTCATCAGTGGGAGCCTGGGGGCCAAGGGGACATCCTGCCAGCGCATCCTGGCCACTCCAGGGCCCCGGGGAGTCAGCAGCAGTAGATAGATAATGAGCCGCTGATTATTCAGGCTGCAGCATTTTTGCTGAGTAGGGAACAGACACTCcccaacaagaaataaaattaaacaggCCCTTCTGTCCGGAAGCTTTAAATATACTGCCTAGCGTGAAGCGTGCTGGGGAGGCAGGAGTGGGGTTGGCAGCAGCAAAGCTAAGTGGCAGGGGATTTATGGTCTAGGGGCCAAGGAAAAACATACTAACAGCACCTCTCTATTAAGCACAGAAACAAGGGTCCAGAATCCATTTCTCTTTGGCTCTGGGTGGTGGTCTGTATTTACTTCTGAGAAGAAATAGCCACAATCCGTTGATGAAGACACTTGATAAACGCCTGACTCGGGACGGCTGTCCATTTCTCAGCCCGCCACCCAACTTCTCTTGGCTGCTTGGTTCCTCCTTGCAGAGGACAGACGGGCAGCTCAGCCCCCAGACTGGGAAGCACAGCACTAGCCAGGCAGCCCTGCCCTAACTTGGTGCTTGCCAGCCAAATTCTGGATGGAATTTGGTGTTTTGCTCGCCAGTTATGTGGAAGAATAGAGATGACGGGTAAGTACACAGAGTAGGTGATAATCTTAAGTCGTTGAAAGCAGATCAGGGACAACATTGAGGGAAAAAGACTCGACTCTCAACTAGAGCAGAACCAGAGCATTGGCGACGTGCCGAACAccggctcctcccccaccccccgaggTCGGAACCCATCGCCTGCCACCCTGGACCCCGGAGAAGAACGAGAAGACACCTACTGCTTAGAACAGTCCCTGCCCAAGTTCTGTGGTGAGAGGCAGCCCGTGTCTGGCTTGGGCTGCAGGGTCAGGCCCGGGGACCTTGGCAGTGGGTGTCTGAGGGTCTGCTCTGGTACCTGGATTGGAACCTGAGGAGGAGAGGAGTCACAGGTAGAGGGGCCAGGATGGCCACCCTCCCCCACATAAGCAGATCTTAAAATCCTTCCCTCCTCCAAGGGGGGGGATGAAAGAGGGGATCTTGGGCAGACTGGGTCCCAGTTGATCCTTTCTCCGTCCCagactcctcctctctccctgctccccttctGGTAACATGCATGCTTGTCACTTCCAGACATAGGCTCTGACAGGGACGCCCCTTCCTGCACAGGATCTGAAAGCCCCTTAATGACTAACACGTAAGACATCCAGGTGGGGAGCCCAGAACTGAAGAGACTCtgtgagctgaggagggacaTTGCTTCCAACCCTCCACTAGCTCCAGGTCCTACCTCCTCGGCTGGGTTGTCTTCCTTGTCCTCTGGGGGCGGTTCCCGGTCTGGAGAGTTCCCTTCCATGACCCTCCCCACCGGGGCCTCTGGCCCCAGGTTCTCCTCTGGAAGAACTGCAGACCCTGGGTGGAGCTctggggtgcagggctggctGGGAAGACGGGACGGTGAGGGGCAGCTGGGAAGGAtaagggggaaaggaggggactTGAGAGGCGGGAAACAGGGTCAGGTGGggaaagcagggaggggtggggtctCTGTGGCACCAGGTGGCAGAGAACCATAAGGGATGGATGCCTGGGTAACAAGTGGGCAGtagcagagggtgagagagggagtTGGTGATTTCCTGGCTTAGGAAACAAGGATGCTTGTCTGTtaattttaccttcttttaaaTAGTATATGCTCCTTATACAGGCTGGGGGGTGTCACTAACTCATCTGACACAGATCATTTcttctattcttattttactgAGAGGTGCTATTAGGGCTGTCTAGAATACGCTGTGTCAAATGAGAGGGCACTGGAGGTGGCAATCAGTGTCCTGGGCACTGGCTGGGAACCCTCAACCCCAGGTGGCAGCACagaagctggggaaggggggTTTTCCCTGCTGAGCTAAAGAGGGTAAGCACGGCGGCAGGACTCACGCTTGCTGGGGAGGGCCGGATCTGGGGGATTTCGAGAGGTCCTGCGGTGGCGCCTGGGCTCCCGCCTCGTACATTTGGAGCTTCTCCCTCAGGGCAGCCACCTGCAATCAGAGCAACCCAGCCTCTCAGAGCCCCAGGTGAGCACAGGAGCTGAGGGGTGGGCACGGAGCCCTGGCAGCGCCCCACTGCTCATCTCTGGCGCCCCGCTTCCCGGCCAAACTCCCCAGGAGGGCTCCTCACCTCAGCCTGCAGCTGCTGGCAGATGGTGGCATACTGGCTGATGTGACAGTCCAGGCTGATCACATTACTCTTCAGCTAAGAtgcggggcagagaggggggcaagGTACAAGAGAGATTTCACGTGTTCATTCAAAGCAGCTTTTAGCCACCACCTCCGATgaccaggcactatgctaggcgCTTTACTCACATTCTCAAGAATCACCCTCCCGACTGGGGAAACAGATCAGGGAAGGGCAGCGATTTGCCTGGGACCACAGCAAGAGGCAGAAGGATGCTTTTGAACCCAAGACTCCTGACTCCCTGACCAATACACTCTCACCAGGCCAGGGGCTTCCCAGCAACAGCTCCAGGAGCAGCAGGGCTCCTCAGAGAAGGCAGGGACAACTCTGCTTTTATCTGTGTTACATGTTACTGTTTATGTTGTTTGGCTGAAAATATTGTCCTGCTGCTAAAAACAAGTCTGAAAAGATCATTGGCCAGCACTTGGCCACCCCCTTCCGTtgtctccccccttttttttttaatttttgaaatgttttttatttttgagacggagagagacagagcgcaagtggaggaggggcagagagagagggagacacagaatctgaagcaggctccaggttctgagctgtcagcacagagccagatgtgggactcgaactcacgaattgtgagatcatgacctgagctgaaacccagagtcagacgtttaaccaactgagccacccaggcatcccttattatttttttttcaagtctggaGACTATCCTGCCTCTCCTGCAACTGGAGTCTTCCCAAGGATGGGTACTACATGGCTTCTATAGCAGACTTGCCCTGAAGACTGAGCCCTGGGgacttcttccctctgccttggGGGAATACTCAGGTAGCGGAGAGAGCTGTGTGGgtcccaccccttcctcctcttgcACCCCCCACAACAGGTTGGCCATTTCTGGCTGCCACACACCGAGAGCTTGATCTCTTTGGCCCGGTCAGCATACTTGAGGGTGTTGTATGTGTCCTCGTAGGCCAGACTGGAGGGGCTGACGGTAGCGATCATCACTGTGCGACAGTTGCCCCCGATGGAGTCCTTGAGCAGACGGGTCAGTTTGCTGTCCCGGTAGGGCACGTGAGACTTACGGCCCTGGGGAGACAGAAGGGGGCATGGGGTGAGGCAGCCGGACTGGACGGATCCAGGCTGAGACCAAGGGCTGGAGGGAAGGAACTTTGGCTTTAGGCCCCCAGTCCCCACCCCGAGAAGGACCCCAGGTCTGTGCGGTTTTACCTTTGCGTCGGCCAGGGCGTTGAGGACGTTGATGAGGGCCAGCAGAGAACGGTTGATGTTGGCACCCTCCCGCAGCCGCTCCCCCTTCGCGTGGGTGCTAGACGCCCGCTCCGAACCAGCCAGGTCAATCAGGCTCATTTTGGCCACTTGAAGGGCCTGAGTCAGACCTGGAACCCGGTCCTGCTGCTTCACGAAGATCTGGGGGCAgatggcaggggtgagggggtgctGGGCATCAGGAGCCCCAGCTTCAGGCTCCGACCCCTGACCCCTCTCACCTGGAAGATGGCATGGGAGCGGGAGGAGGTAGCATTGGCGTCAGTCGGGTGCTGCGTGCGGTTGAGGTTCCCCCTGGTCAGCATGTCCAGCAGCTGCTCAGCTGAGGTTGGCTACGGAGGAGATGCCCAGGAAGGGGGCTGCGGTCTCCCCAAGCGGGGCTTCTCCCCCAACAGGGAGAGCCGCTCTTCAGAACCAATGTCACCCCCTGGCTCCCACCACCATCCCATGATCCAGGGGATCCCCAAACTGCCTGGTGAGAGAACCCTGGGGCTGTTCCTGTCGCCCGAGCCCAACCCCACACCTGGTGGAAGGAAAGTCCTTGCACCACCACGCCCTTGTCGGGGTCCTCACGGATGGCCAGGGGCCCCTTGGGCTCCAGGAGGTCGTGGATCTGCTCATTGTACACCTGCggagaaaggaagcaagagagaggcctgaggtgcagggcaggggcagcatGACAGAACACCATGCCAGGAGTGGCACTTTGCAGGATAGTGTTAAATGGCGAGAGCAGGACGGACAGGTTTAATTCCAGTGCAGTCTCTCTCAGAGCTGCGTCTATGCTCTCTGGGCTCTCAGCGAGCCCCCATCGGCCCACTTCCTAccaccctctctccccactctctctcccttccccacacctTTAGGGGTTGTGAGAACGAGGGGTGAAGCTGCCCAGGGCCTGTGAAGGAACAGCCCTACCTCCTGGTAGCTGATGAGCACCTCGAATCGCTTCTCCTCCTGGTGGGCCTCAAGCCGCCTGTACAGTTCCATGGTGGTCAGGTACATGATGCCGGGgtccccctctcttcccagcATGGTGTGCGTCTTCCCAGCCCCGGTGGCCCCATAGGCAAACACTGTGGGGGACAGAGTGGGGGTAGGGTGGTGGCAGGGCCAGATCCGCCTTCCCTAGGGGTCCCCTTGCGCATTTCCACCCAGGCcagccctccccttctcccctagCCCCTCCCTCCGCCTCCCTGTGCACAGCTCCACTGCCACTGCCCACGCGCATCCCACCGAGTTCACACTGCGGCTTTTGAGTTCTCCATGCCTATGGCCCAGCTCCCCTGTGGGCTTGGGGCTTCCAGGGCAAAGGGGTCTCTGCTCTGAGTGAGAGCTTctcccttccccagttcaggcAGCTTCCTCTGCTGCAGGCCTGCTGTTCCTTCCCTCACATTACTAACCTCCATTCGTGATCATGCATTTGTGGGGGTGATTTGTGATGAATGTCTTCCCCCCTCTAGAACGCAAGCATGAAGGGGACAAGGAACATGTCTGTCTGATCTGCTTCTAGAGCCCAGTAGAGTGTTTCACAAAGGAGAATGAATGGAGAACCCACAGGAAATGAAAGGGCTAGAACCCTCCTCAGCAAGTGCCCAGCGGAGGGGAAGGTGGGCACATTTCAGAGGGCAGATGAAACCCttagaaggaagcagggaggcaaGGCCACTACCAACCAGGGCTTTTCCTCCTCGCTGCCCAGATTCTCACCTGAGCAGTTGTAGCCCTGGAGGAAGCTGTCCAGAATGCTGTGGGTGGTGTGCTGGAACACGTCCTGTTGGGTGGCCGTCTCACCAAAGACCCGGTCAAAGACAAATGTCAGGTCTTTGCCCTTCTTCTTGGGGCCATCATGGGTACTGCCCCATTTGAGGCCAAGgaagcccccatcgggctcctCAGGGTCAAACACCAGCACCCGCTCATCCACCACCTGAACGACAGGCCGCCGCTGACTCTCCAACTCCCGTGGGGTGGGAGGCCGGACCCGCACCACGACGCGCACCTTGCTGTCCTCCACTGCCATCACCATGGCAACACCTGGGCAGGCACACAATGGAGATGAGGACCAATCTGACCTTAGGCCTGACGAGGCGCCCCCTCAGCCTTGTTGCCGGTCAAAGGCTTTCTCTCGCTCCCTCCCCAACAACTGATCTTCATCTGATACCTCAAGAGAATAAGAATTGCCAGCACCCATCAGTAAATATCTCTTTCTCACTTGAAATGCCACCTATCCAAATGACTTTAGTGCTTTCAGAGGCCCACGACTGGGCTACTATGTTCCACAAATCTGTCTACACCCGTGCCAGTGCCACAGTTTCCATCTCATTCCTTTACGGTATGCTTTTTATCTAGTAAGGCAAGAACCACCTCCCCTTCCAaccgcccctcctgcccccattagtctttctttttcataaatgtctttaatttttttaacatttatttttgagagagagagagaatgcaggggaggggcagagagagagggagacacagaatccaaagcaggctccaggctctgagctgccagtacagagcccgatgtggagctcgaactcacagaccctgagatcatgacctgagccaaagtcggctgcttaaccgactgcaccatcGAGGTGCCCCTTCAGAAATCTCTTAACTATTGTCCATGCATTATTGTTCTACttgactttgggaaaatgtcaTCAATTCCACCCCCAACCCAGAACACAACCCCCCAAACCCTATTGGGATTACAAATTGGAATAGTAttgtttacacatttattttatattaaaactttCCATGCAAGCACATGGctatttcctttctatttattcAGGTATTTCTTATGTCCCTCAGTTAAGATTTTATAGGTTTTCATCTCTTCAGATAGGTTCTGTAATTGTCTTTGTAATACAATTCCCAAGTACTTTAATTGCTCTTATGAAAGGAGAACTTTCCTGCATCTCCGTTTCCAGGTGGTAATTGCTAGTGGAAGAAACACAATTGTTAATTATACATTTGCCTTCTACCCACTCCCCTTAAACTCTTACTAATTCCAATTGTTTTTATTAGAACTTACTGAGTTTTCTGAGTACATAGTCatagatcagaaaaaaaattttttttttaccttttcttctcCGTGGTTAcgccaaatattttatttcttatctatTGCATTCCCTAGAACTTACGAAACAATGttgaataataatgatgataatgggcatccttgtcttgctcttGATCTTAAAGGAACTAACATTTTAGTGATTCACTATTTAGAAATTAGTTTTGGACAAACAGTTAATTATCATAATAGGAATTTCCTTCACTCTTTTTAACTTCAAGTTGTTATCAGGAATGTTTAGAATTTTACCTAATGATCTTTCAGCATCTCCTGATATgcttatgtgggtttttttctcctttattttgttgacGTGGTAAATTTTTTGATACTATTCTTGGTATCAAACCAACCATGCatcattggttaaaaaaaaaaaaaaaatcctaccctGGCCACactgaagttttccttttttttttttttttttttttttgagagagagggcgcaagtgagcaaggaggggtagagagaaagggagagagagagagaatcccaagaggggcagagagggagggagggaggaagagagagagagagagagagagagaagtggggctcactgAAGCAGGGTTCATGCTCACCAGAAACAGGTCTCATGCTCACtagatgaggggcttgaactcaggaaccgtgagatcatgacctgcgccgaagtcagatgcttaatggactgagccacccaggcgccccagaagttttccactttttaaaattaattaattaattaattaattaattaattaagttatttatttatttttgaaagagagagagagagagagagagaacgagtagagaaagggcagagagagagggaaaaagagaatcttaagcaggctccatgcccagcatggagcccaatgcagggcttgatctaccaccacgagatcatgacctaagctgaaatcaagggttggacacttggATTGGAAGGGTTGGAACCAattgagtcacctaggcgccctgaggttttccatttttaaatggctaaatgtgtcaactttattttttttaatggttttatgtCATATTTAAGAAGATATTCCTTCCCCGAggtaattttcttatatttctgtctcatactttttctttcttacacttAGCTCTTTATCCAGACAGAATTAATTGTTTTGTGAATGAGGTttctaaatatcttttctttctttctttcaatgttcgtctattttgagagaaaaagagcatgcatgtgcgtgtgcatgagcaggagaggggcagggagagagagggagagagagactcccaaggaggccccacactgtcagtcaagagcccaacatggggcttgatcttacaaatcgtgagatcataaccggagcccacatcaagaatcagacacttaactgactgaaccacccaggagcccctctagatatcttttctttccaaatggtAAGCAATTATACCAAGACCATTTATTCAATAGTGCATTCTTTCTCTACCAATTTGAAATGCCACATTTAACATAACTATATTCTCATATgaacatgaatttatttctgggctctctattctccTCTACTGATCGGTGGTTCCATTACACACAtcacctttgttcttttcttggcTATTCTTGGGCATCTTGTCTTGCAGATGATTTTGGAATCAGCTTACAGAGTTTTATGAAAACACCTGCTAAGATTTTAATTGGGACTACTTTGCATTtataaattaggggcgcctgtgcggctcagtcagttgagcatcctactttggctcaggtcatgatctcatggttcgtggattcgagccccgcgtcgggctctgtgctgacagctcggagcctggagcctgtttcggattctgtgtctccctttctgtctctgaccctgccccgttcacgctgtgtctctctctgtctcaaaaagaaataaacgttaaaaaaaaaaaaaattaaaattgcattttcaGGGGCgattggctggctcagttggtggagtatccaactcttgatctcagggttgtagagattatttaaaaataaaatctttggggcgccggcggactcagtcggtagagcatgaaactcttgatctcagggttgttagttTGAGcttcatgctgggtgtggagcctacttaaaatataaataaataaacaaacaaacaaacaaataaataaataatatctttaaaaataaatatatcaaaataaaaaataaataaaattgcattctctatttttttctcccagaataTGGGAAAGCAACTCCTTTCTGGATGCAGATCTTGTATCTGGACACATTACTGATTTCTCTAATAGACTGTCATTGATTCTCTTAGGTTTTTCAATTAAATGATGATATAGTTTGCAAAAAATGAAAGttactttctatttttagctCTACTATATTTAGTTCCCTACACTCCACTGTCCATTAGGAATGGACATtacattttatcaaatgctttttttggtGCAGCCTGGATGATAAcagtgtttctcctttttttttttttttttttcttttttttttttttggtagctctacacccaacatggggcttgaactcacaacccccagatcaagagtctcatgctccactgactgagccagccaggtgccccattctttaATCTGTTAATACAGGGGATGGCATAGACAGATTTCCTAATGTTGACCCGGTAATAATTCCAAACATTTATTTGTCTATTccctcttgatttcacctcacatctctctctgcttttttcaTTCTCCTTCAAGCCAGCCTACCAAGGGTAGAGATGGAATTTCTGGAATGCAGGAGTTACGGATATCCTGGAAAAGTTCAGCTTACCTCTAGGGATATATTAACAGGGTTTAGGAACAGGGGCTGTTTCTGGGGGATATGAATAGATGAATGCTTTCCCAGGAAAGACTAGGTCCTACTGACAGGAAAGAAAAGTGAGATTTCTCCCTAATACTCCAGTAAATTACTCAGTTTTTCCTTTGGGAATGAAGCAGAATTGAGCTGATTTGAAACTCTCAGTCCCTATCCCCACACTTTGTAATTTCTTCCCCCCACAAAACAAGGGAAAGATATCAACCAATAATAATCTTGTTACACTGTATAGTTCTTTTCCTGTCCCAGCAATCAGACTGCCATTGTAAACATAAGAGCTAAATGCTCACTATGCAGGGGCTGTTTGAAGCACCTTATGGATACCATCTCCTTTCATCTCCATTGCAATCCCACaagatagatactattattatactcatttttcagtgagaaaattgagacagagagggttaagcaacttgcccaagatcccaAGGCTAGTAAGTGATGGAGCTTGGTTCcagcccaggcagtctgactACACTGCCTTAtaatgatattatatattatgctCTCATGATCACATTGTTGTAATTGTCccatatgtttatataataattataatccCTTTTATGTAACCAGCATTATGTATTCTGCAAGCACTTTCAGATATATGGACTGTACCTAATTTTCAACACTCGGAGAGGGTTCCTGTCtcccatccttgcattcctgccCCCAGGGAGCCCTACTCTTATACCCagggaagaaaaggcagagggTACCTGGCCCTACCATCTAGGTCTACACTGGCTGCCTTAATGGCAGTCCCAGCCCCCCACCAGGAGGGTTTTAGCTGAGGAGGAGCCACAAAGCAGCCTAACATTCTAAGCAGGAAATTAAAAAGGGCACTGGCAACGGAGTGCACATAACCTTTAcagttctctcctctctgcctcctgaggGCCAGTGAGGCAGACTGTTTGCCTAATGagatgttttccttcttcctgagacTGTGCTGGGGGCACAGGCTAGGGGGTATGGTGACACTTGGCATGGCTGCAGCTAGGACGTCTGGGTCCTGGTCTCCGCTCTGCATCTGACTGGTGGGGAGGTCTTTCCGGCCATACCACGTCAACGTCGTCAATGTCGCATCAGCTTCCCcctttgagagccagagagaacaGCTACTGAT
This region includes:
- the KIF18B gene encoding kinesin-like protein KIF18B, which produces MVMAVEDSKVRVVVRVRPPTPRELESQRRPVVQVVDERVLVFDPEEPDGGFLGLKWGSTHDGPKKKGKDLTFVFDRVFGETATQQDVFQHTTHSILDSFLQGYNCSVFAYGATGAGKTHTMLGREGDPGIMYLTTMELYRRLEAHQEEKRFEVLISYQEVYNEQIHDLLEPKGPLAIREDPDKGVVVQGLSFHQPTSAEQLLDMLTRGNLNRTQHPTDANATSSRSHAIFQIFVKQQDRVPGLTQALQVAKMSLIDLAGSERASSTHAKGERLREGANINRSLLALINVLNALADAKGRKSHVPYRDSKLTRLLKDSIGGNCRTVMIATVSPSSLAYEDTYNTLKYADRAKEIKLSLKSNVISLDCHISQYATICQQLQAEVAALREKLQMYEAGAQAPPQDLSKSPRSGPPQQACPSPSRLPSQPCTPELHPGSAVLPEENLGPEAPVGRVMEGNSPDREPPPEDKEDNPAEEVPIQVPEQTLRHPLPRSPGLTLQPKPDTGCLSPQNLGRDCSKQLALKVLCLAQRQYSLLQAANLLTPDMITEFETLQQLVQEEKAEPRAEASGTPGPARGAPLELRLESESPGYSGPVTRTMARRLSGLMHTLGVLPGPDRTPAQVARRPTEKKRRRRPSPSEPDSPPAPKLGTKRQRQSFLPCLRRGSLPEAQPSLGPTTPRGGKASSSCHSPRICPATVIKSRVPLGPSAVQNCSTPLALPPRDLNATFDLSEEPPSKLGFLECTGWENVPQEPSRLDQPFIPSGPVPLFTMKGPKPTSSFPGSSARKKRRIASSSVSRSLGVARGRSRIARLPSSTLKRPAGPFTIPEPPSSPRCPGNQRSQQELIGIGGALSSGSSITKVS